In Euphorbia lathyris chromosome 10, ddEupLath1.1, whole genome shotgun sequence, a single genomic region encodes these proteins:
- the LOC136208614 gene encoding microtubule-associated protein 70-2-like isoform X2: MAEVSGDVTLAVEVNGAAATATPVQHLMVSGSFKEGSKGSSRRRTSVRPSFDADNEFITLLHGSDPVKVELNRLENEVRDKDRELGEAQAEIKALKFSERLREKAVEEITEELSKVEEKLKLTESLLESKNLEIKKINDEKKASMAAQFAAEATLRRVHAAQKDDDMPPIEAILAPLEAELKLARQEIIKLQDDNKALDRLTKSKEAALLEAERTVQVALAKASMVDDLQNKNQELMKQIEICQEENKILDKMHRQKVAEVEKLTQTVRELEEAVLAGGAAANAVRDYQRKVQEMNEERKTLDRELARAKVTANRVATVVANEWKDANDKVMPVKQWLEERRFLQGEMQHLRDKLAILERTARSEAQLKERYQLRLKVLEESLRGSSSANRSTPEGRSVSNGPSRRQSLGGADNFSKLTSNGFLSKRTPPSHSRSSLSASTNAMLKHAKSTSKSFDGGTRSLDRGSRALLNGSSPNCSFNQPCDGAKDIEAPIPWKGNPDEKPSEFPAAETEDSVPGVLYDLLQKEVVALRKAGHEKDQSLKDKDDAIEMLAKKVETLTKAMEVEAKKMRREVAAMEKEVAAMRVEKDHENRAKRFGNPKGPVTASQLLPGRNVSRGGLTRSTQ; the protein is encoded by the exons ATGGCGGAGGTTTCCGGCGATGTGACATTGGCGGTTGAGGTTAATGGCGCTGCTGCGACTGCTACTCCTGTTCAGCACCTCATGGTTTCGGGATCGTTTAAGGAAGGCTCTAAAGGTTCTTCGCGTAGGAGGACGTCGGTTAGACCTAGCTTTGATGCTGATAACGAGTTCATTACTTTGCTGCACGGCTCGGATCCGGTTAAGGTTGAACTTAATCGGCTTGAGAATGAAGTTAGAG ATAAGGACAGAGAGTTGGGAGAAGCTCAAGCTGAGATCAAGGCGTTGAAGTTTTCCGAGCGACTTAGAGAGAAAGCCGTCGAAGAG ATTACTGAAGAACTCTCAAAGGTGGAGGAAAAACTTAAGTTGACTGAATCTCTTCTAGAGAGCAAG AATCTTGAAATTAAGAAAATTAACGATGAGAAGAAGGCATCCATGGCAGCTCAGTTTGCAGCTGAAGCTACTCTTCGAAGAGTTCATGCTGCTCAGAAAGATGATGATATGCCTCCAATTGAAGCTATTCTTGCACCTTTGGAGGCGGAGCTTAAGCTTGCTCGCCAAGAG ATTATAAAGCTTCAAGATGACAACAAAGCATTGGATCGTTTAACTAAATCAAAAGAAGCAGCTTTACTTGAAGCGGAGAGGACTGTCCAAGTAGCTTTAGCTAAGGCATCCATGGTGGATGATCTCCAAAATAAAAACCAAGAGCTAATGAAGCAGATAGAAATTTGCCAG GaggaaaataaaattttagataaaaTGCATAGGCAAAAGGTTGCAGAGGTGGAAAAGCTTACTCAGACAGTAAGGGAGCTCGAAGAGGCTGTTCTTGCCGGTGGTGCAGCAGCCAATGCTGTGAGGGATTATCAACGGAAAGTTCAGGAGATGAAT GAGGAGAGAAAAACTCTTGACAGGGAGCTGGCCCGTGCAAAGGTCACAGCTAACAGAGTGGCCACAGTGGTAGCAAATGAATGGAAGGATGCAAATGACAAAGTCATGCCTGTAAAACAATGGCTTGAAGAACGAAGGTTTTTGCAG GGGGAAATGCAGCATCTTCGTGACAAGCTTGCTATACTTGAGCGAACTGCAAGATCTGAAGCACAGTTGAAA GAGAGATATCAACTGAGGCTCAAAGTGCTAGAAGAAAGCTTGAGGGGGTCTTCAAGTGCTAATCGCAGTACTCCAGAGGGTAGAAGTGTGAGCAATGGGCCTTCTCGTCGTCAGTCCCTAGGTGGAGCTGATAACTTCTCAAAATTGACTTCCAATGGATTTTTGTCCAAGAGAACTCCGCCTTCTCATTCAAGATCTTCCTTGTCCGCTAGTACCAATGCAATGCTTAAGCATGCTAAAAGTACATCAAAGTCATTTGATGGAGGCACAAGATCATTGGATAGGGGTAGTAGAGCGCTCTTGAATGGCTCTAGCCCCAATTGTTCATTCAACCAACCTTGTGATGGAGCCAAAGACATTGAGGCGCCTATTCCTTGGAAAGGAAATCCGGATGAGAAGCCCAGTGAGTTCCCTGCAGCAGAAACAGAGGATAGTGTTCCTGGAGTGTTGTATGATCTACTGCAAAAAGAGGTCGTAGCTTTGAGAAAAGCTGGTCATGAGAAAGACCAAAGCCTTAAAGATAAGGATGACGCAATTGAG ATGTTAGCAAAGAAGGTAGAAACGTTAACTAAAGCAATGGAAGTTGAGGCAAAGAAGATGAGAAGAGAAGTAGCTGCCATGGAGAAAGAAGTTGCTGCTATGAGAGTAGAGAAAGATCATGAGAACAGGGCAAAGCGGTTTGGTAATCCAAAAGGTCCTGTTACTGCATCTCAGTTGCTCCCTGGAAG
- the LOC136208614 gene encoding microtubule-associated protein 70-2-like isoform X1 gives MAEVSGDVTLAVEVNGAAATATPVQHLMVSGSFKEGSKGSSRRRTSVRPSFDADNEFITLLHGSDPVKVELNRLENEVRDKDRELGEAQAEIKALKFSERLREKAVEEITEELSKVEEKLKLTESLLESKVCLGSFLSSLLVLLITAVIYIDLIQNQLQNLEIKKINDEKKASMAAQFAAEATLRRVHAAQKDDDMPPIEAILAPLEAELKLARQEIIKLQDDNKALDRLTKSKEAALLEAERTVQVALAKASMVDDLQNKNQELMKQIEICQEENKILDKMHRQKVAEVEKLTQTVRELEEAVLAGGAAANAVRDYQRKVQEMNEERKTLDRELARAKVTANRVATVVANEWKDANDKVMPVKQWLEERRFLQGEMQHLRDKLAILERTARSEAQLKERYQLRLKVLEESLRGSSSANRSTPEGRSVSNGPSRRQSLGGADNFSKLTSNGFLSKRTPPSHSRSSLSASTNAMLKHAKSTSKSFDGGTRSLDRGSRALLNGSSPNCSFNQPCDGAKDIEAPIPWKGNPDEKPSEFPAAETEDSVPGVLYDLLQKEVVALRKAGHEKDQSLKDKDDAIEMLAKKVETLTKAMEVEAKKMRREVAAMEKEVAAMRVEKDHENRAKRFGNPKGPVTASQLLPGRNVSRGGLTRSTQ, from the exons ATGGCGGAGGTTTCCGGCGATGTGACATTGGCGGTTGAGGTTAATGGCGCTGCTGCGACTGCTACTCCTGTTCAGCACCTCATGGTTTCGGGATCGTTTAAGGAAGGCTCTAAAGGTTCTTCGCGTAGGAGGACGTCGGTTAGACCTAGCTTTGATGCTGATAACGAGTTCATTACTTTGCTGCACGGCTCGGATCCGGTTAAGGTTGAACTTAATCGGCTTGAGAATGAAGTTAGAG ATAAGGACAGAGAGTTGGGAGAAGCTCAAGCTGAGATCAAGGCGTTGAAGTTTTCCGAGCGACTTAGAGAGAAAGCCGTCGAAGAG ATTACTGAAGAACTCTCAAAGGTGGAGGAAAAACTTAAGTTGACTGAATCTCTTCTAGAGAGCAAGGTATGCCTTGGATCCTTTTTGAGTAGTCTTTTAGTTTTGCTGATTACTGCTGTGATTTACAttgatttaattcaaaatcaatTGCAGAATCTTGAAATTAAGAAAATTAACGATGAGAAGAAGGCATCCATGGCAGCTCAGTTTGCAGCTGAAGCTACTCTTCGAAGAGTTCATGCTGCTCAGAAAGATGATGATATGCCTCCAATTGAAGCTATTCTTGCACCTTTGGAGGCGGAGCTTAAGCTTGCTCGCCAAGAG ATTATAAAGCTTCAAGATGACAACAAAGCATTGGATCGTTTAACTAAATCAAAAGAAGCAGCTTTACTTGAAGCGGAGAGGACTGTCCAAGTAGCTTTAGCTAAGGCATCCATGGTGGATGATCTCCAAAATAAAAACCAAGAGCTAATGAAGCAGATAGAAATTTGCCAG GaggaaaataaaattttagataaaaTGCATAGGCAAAAGGTTGCAGAGGTGGAAAAGCTTACTCAGACAGTAAGGGAGCTCGAAGAGGCTGTTCTTGCCGGTGGTGCAGCAGCCAATGCTGTGAGGGATTATCAACGGAAAGTTCAGGAGATGAAT GAGGAGAGAAAAACTCTTGACAGGGAGCTGGCCCGTGCAAAGGTCACAGCTAACAGAGTGGCCACAGTGGTAGCAAATGAATGGAAGGATGCAAATGACAAAGTCATGCCTGTAAAACAATGGCTTGAAGAACGAAGGTTTTTGCAG GGGGAAATGCAGCATCTTCGTGACAAGCTTGCTATACTTGAGCGAACTGCAAGATCTGAAGCACAGTTGAAA GAGAGATATCAACTGAGGCTCAAAGTGCTAGAAGAAAGCTTGAGGGGGTCTTCAAGTGCTAATCGCAGTACTCCAGAGGGTAGAAGTGTGAGCAATGGGCCTTCTCGTCGTCAGTCCCTAGGTGGAGCTGATAACTTCTCAAAATTGACTTCCAATGGATTTTTGTCCAAGAGAACTCCGCCTTCTCATTCAAGATCTTCCTTGTCCGCTAGTACCAATGCAATGCTTAAGCATGCTAAAAGTACATCAAAGTCATTTGATGGAGGCACAAGATCATTGGATAGGGGTAGTAGAGCGCTCTTGAATGGCTCTAGCCCCAATTGTTCATTCAACCAACCTTGTGATGGAGCCAAAGACATTGAGGCGCCTATTCCTTGGAAAGGAAATCCGGATGAGAAGCCCAGTGAGTTCCCTGCAGCAGAAACAGAGGATAGTGTTCCTGGAGTGTTGTATGATCTACTGCAAAAAGAGGTCGTAGCTTTGAGAAAAGCTGGTCATGAGAAAGACCAAAGCCTTAAAGATAAGGATGACGCAATTGAG ATGTTAGCAAAGAAGGTAGAAACGTTAACTAAAGCAATGGAAGTTGAGGCAAAGAAGATGAGAAGAGAAGTAGCTGCCATGGAGAAAGAAGTTGCTGCTATGAGAGTAGAGAAAGATCATGAGAACAGGGCAAAGCGGTTTGGTAATCCAAAAGGTCCTGTTACTGCATCTCAGTTGCTCCCTGGAAG